One window from the genome of Manis pentadactyla isolate mManPen7 chromosome 15, mManPen7.hap1, whole genome shotgun sequence encodes:
- the FLT3LG gene encoding fms-related tyrosine kinase 3 ligand isoform X12: MGVGFLGPWPGEGSGDRTSGFLEGEMKSFHCNWGSRRKPESGHRHEGSQSEMTVLAPAWSPTTSLFLLLLLSPGLRGTPDCSFTHSPISSTFTGTIRKLADYLLKDYPVTVASNLQDDELCRPIWHLVLAQRWMGRLKTVAGSQIQDLLEAVNTEILFVTLCAFQDTSEQLMALKPWITRRNFSQCLELQCQPDSTTLLPPRSPGALEATTLPTLQVPLLLLFLLLPGALLLSAAAWCLHWRRRRQRMSHPGEQRTTLRPRGRSHLPQDTQPGFGGSQLETGPFLSPAVPLTLSSGWRQGQQPAPAPLAPLCTNPLSSGNCI; this comes from the exons ATGGGGGTCGGGTTCCTGGGTCCCTGGCCTGGGGAGGGTTCCGGGGACCGGACGTCGGGGTTCTTGGAAGGGGAGATGAAGAGTTTTCACTGTAACTGGGGCTCACGCAGGAAGCCCGA ATCCGGCCACAGGCATGAGGGGTCTCAGTCCGAGATGACAGTGCTGGCGCCAGCCTGGAGCCCAACT ACCTCCCTGTTCCTGCTCCTGTTGCTGAGCCCCGGCCTCCGCGGGACCCCCGACTGCTCCTTCACCCACAGCCCCATCTCCTCCACCTTCACAGGCACCATCCGCAAACTG GCTGACTACCTGCTTAAAGATTACCCAGTCACTGTGGCCTCCAACCTGCAGGAC GACGAGCTCTGCAGGCCGATCTGGCACCTTGTCTTGGCCCAGCGCTGGATGGGACGCCTCAAGACTGTGGCTGGGTCCCAGATTCAGGACCTACTAGAGGCTGTCAACACCGAGATACTCTTTGTCACCTTATGTGCCTTCCAG GACACCTCGGAGCAGCTGATGGCCTTGAAGCCCTGGATCACCCGCAGGAATTTCTCCCAGTGCCTGGAGCTGCAGTGTCAGCCGG ACTCCACCACCCTGCTGCCCCCAAGGAGTCCTGGAGCCTTGGAGGCCACCACCCTGCCGACCCTTCaggtccccctcctcctcctgttcctgctgctgcctggggccctccTGCTCTCGGCTGCTGCCTGGTGCCTGCACTGGCGACGGAGGCGGCAGAGGATGTCCCACCCCGGGGAACAG aggacgacactgaggcccagagggaggaGTCACCTGCCACAGGACACACAGCCGGGATTTGGAGGAAGTCAGCTAGAGACTGGTCCCTTCCTTAGTCCTGCTGTGCCCCTCACTCTCTCCTCTGGATGGAGGCAAGGCCAGCAACCAGCACCAGCCCCACTTGCCCCCCTCTGTACAAATCCCTTGTCCTCAGGAAATTGTATATAA
- the FLT3LG gene encoding fms-related tyrosine kinase 3 ligand isoform X9 gives MGVGFLGPWPGEGSGDRTSGFLEGEMKSFHCNWGSRRKPESGHRHEGSQSEMTVLAPAWSPTVRIPGAQGGGKTSLFLLLLLSPGLRGTPDCSFTHSPISSTFTGTIRKLADYLLKDYPVTVASNLQDDELCRPIWHLVLAQRWMGRLKTVAGSQIQDLLEAVNTEILFVTLCAFQPLPSCLRFVQTNISHLLQDTSEQLMALKPWITRRNFSQCLELQCQPDSTTLLPPRSPGALEATTLPTLQVPLLLLFLLLPGALLLSAAAWCLHWRRRRQRMSHPGEQRTTLRPRGRSHLPQDTQPGFGGSQLETGPFLSPAVPLTLSSGWRQGQQPAPAPLAPLCTNPLSSGNCI, from the exons ATGGGGGTCGGGTTCCTGGGTCCCTGGCCTGGGGAGGGTTCCGGGGACCGGACGTCGGGGTTCTTGGAAGGGGAGATGAAGAGTTTTCACTGTAACTGGGGCTCACGCAGGAAGCCCGA ATCCGGCCACAGGCATGAGGGGTCTCAGTCCGAGATGACAGTGCTGGCGCCAGCCTGGAGCCCAACTGTGCGTATACCTGGGGCACAAGGTGGAGGAAAG ACCTCCCTGTTCCTGCTCCTGTTGCTGAGCCCCGGCCTCCGCGGGACCCCCGACTGCTCCTTCACCCACAGCCCCATCTCCTCCACCTTCACAGGCACCATCCGCAAACTG GCTGACTACCTGCTTAAAGATTACCCAGTCACTGTGGCCTCCAACCTGCAGGAC GACGAGCTCTGCAGGCCGATCTGGCACCTTGTCTTGGCCCAGCGCTGGATGGGACGCCTCAAGACTGTGGCTGGGTCCCAGATTCAGGACCTACTAGAGGCTGTCAACACCGAGATACTCTTTGTCACCTTATGTGCCTTCCAG cccctccccagctgTCTCCGCTTCGTCCAGACCAACATCTCCCACCTCCTGCAGGACACCTCGGAGCAGCTGATGGCCTTGAAGCCCTGGATCACCCGCAGGAATTTCTCCCAGTGCCTGGAGCTGCAGTGTCAGCCGG ACTCCACCACCCTGCTGCCCCCAAGGAGTCCTGGAGCCTTGGAGGCCACCACCCTGCCGACCCTTCaggtccccctcctcctcctgttcctgctgctgcctggggccctccTGCTCTCGGCTGCTGCCTGGTGCCTGCACTGGCGACGGAGGCGGCAGAGGATGTCCCACCCCGGGGAACAG aggacgacactgaggcccagagggaggaGTCACCTGCCACAGGACACACAGCCGGGATTTGGAGGAAGTCAGCTAGAGACTGGTCCCTTCCTTAGTCCTGCTGTGCCCCTCACTCTCTCCTCTGGATGGAGGCAAGGCCAGCAACCAGCACCAGCCCCACTTGCCCCCCTCTGTACAAATCCCTTGTCCTCAGGAAATTGTATATAA
- the FLT3LG gene encoding fms-related tyrosine kinase 3 ligand isoform X11 has protein sequence MGVGFLGPWPGEGSGDRTSGFLEGEMKSFHCNWGSRRKPESGHRHEGSQSEMTVLAPAWSPTVRIPGAQGGGKTSLFLLLLLSPGLRGTPDCSFTHSPISSTFTGTIRKLADYLLKDYPVTVASNLQDDELCRPIWHLVLAQRWMGRLKTVAGSQIQDLLEAVNTEILFVTLCAFQDTSEQLMALKPWITRRNFSQCLELQCQPDSTTLLPPRSPGALEATTLPTLQVPLLLLFLLLPGALLLSAAAWCLHWRRRRQRMSHPGEQRTTLRPRGRSHLPQDTQPGFGGSQLETGPFLSPAVPLTLSSGWRQGQQPAPAPLAPLCTNPLSSGNCI, from the exons ATGGGGGTCGGGTTCCTGGGTCCCTGGCCTGGGGAGGGTTCCGGGGACCGGACGTCGGGGTTCTTGGAAGGGGAGATGAAGAGTTTTCACTGTAACTGGGGCTCACGCAGGAAGCCCGA ATCCGGCCACAGGCATGAGGGGTCTCAGTCCGAGATGACAGTGCTGGCGCCAGCCTGGAGCCCAACTGTGCGTATACCTGGGGCACAAGGTGGAGGAAAG ACCTCCCTGTTCCTGCTCCTGTTGCTGAGCCCCGGCCTCCGCGGGACCCCCGACTGCTCCTTCACCCACAGCCCCATCTCCTCCACCTTCACAGGCACCATCCGCAAACTG GCTGACTACCTGCTTAAAGATTACCCAGTCACTGTGGCCTCCAACCTGCAGGAC GACGAGCTCTGCAGGCCGATCTGGCACCTTGTCTTGGCCCAGCGCTGGATGGGACGCCTCAAGACTGTGGCTGGGTCCCAGATTCAGGACCTACTAGAGGCTGTCAACACCGAGATACTCTTTGTCACCTTATGTGCCTTCCAG GACACCTCGGAGCAGCTGATGGCCTTGAAGCCCTGGATCACCCGCAGGAATTTCTCCCAGTGCCTGGAGCTGCAGTGTCAGCCGG ACTCCACCACCCTGCTGCCCCCAAGGAGTCCTGGAGCCTTGGAGGCCACCACCCTGCCGACCCTTCaggtccccctcctcctcctgttcctgctgctgcctggggccctccTGCTCTCGGCTGCTGCCTGGTGCCTGCACTGGCGACGGAGGCGGCAGAGGATGTCCCACCCCGGGGAACAG aggacgacactgaggcccagagggaggaGTCACCTGCCACAGGACACACAGCCGGGATTTGGAGGAAGTCAGCTAGAGACTGGTCCCTTCCTTAGTCCTGCTGTGCCCCTCACTCTCTCCTCTGGATGGAGGCAAGGCCAGCAACCAGCACCAGCCCCACTTGCCCCCCTCTGTACAAATCCCTTGTCCTCAGGAAATTGTATATAA
- the FLT3LG gene encoding fms-related tyrosine kinase 3 ligand isoform X7 translates to MGVGFLGPWPGEGSGDRTSGFLEGEMKSFHCNWGSRRKPESGHRHEGSQSEMTVLAPAWSPTTSLFLLLLLSPGLRGTPDCSFTHSPISSTFTGTIRKLADYLLKDYPVTVASNLQDDELCRPIWHLVLAQRWMGRLKTVAGSQIQDLLEAVNTEILFVTLCAFQQSKGGGSGSPVPLGTPLLGITALGTLPLPSCLRFVQTNISHLLQDTSEQLMALKPWITRRNFSQCLELQCQPDSTTLLPPRSPGALEATTLPTLQVPLLLLFLLLPGALLLSAAAWCLHWRRRRQRMSHPGEQRTTLRPRGRSHLPQDTQPGFGGSQLETGPFLSPAVPLTLSSGWRQGQQPAPAPLAPLCTNPLSSGNCI, encoded by the exons ATGGGGGTCGGGTTCCTGGGTCCCTGGCCTGGGGAGGGTTCCGGGGACCGGACGTCGGGGTTCTTGGAAGGGGAGATGAAGAGTTTTCACTGTAACTGGGGCTCACGCAGGAAGCCCGA ATCCGGCCACAGGCATGAGGGGTCTCAGTCCGAGATGACAGTGCTGGCGCCAGCCTGGAGCCCAACT ACCTCCCTGTTCCTGCTCCTGTTGCTGAGCCCCGGCCTCCGCGGGACCCCCGACTGCTCCTTCACCCACAGCCCCATCTCCTCCACCTTCACAGGCACCATCCGCAAACTG GCTGACTACCTGCTTAAAGATTACCCAGTCACTGTGGCCTCCAACCTGCAGGAC GACGAGCTCTGCAGGCCGATCTGGCACCTTGTCTTGGCCCAGCGCTGGATGGGACGCCTCAAGACTGTGGCTGGGTCCCAGATTCAGGACCTACTAGAGGCTGTCAACACCGAGATACTCTTTGTCACCTTATGTGCCTTCCAG CAATCCAAGGGAGGTGGATCTGGAAGCCCAGTCCCACTGGGGACCCCATTGCTGGGAATCACTGCTCTGGGCACACTG cccctccccagctgTCTCCGCTTCGTCCAGACCAACATCTCCCACCTCCTGCAGGACACCTCGGAGCAGCTGATGGCCTTGAAGCCCTGGATCACCCGCAGGAATTTCTCCCAGTGCCTGGAGCTGCAGTGTCAGCCGG ACTCCACCACCCTGCTGCCCCCAAGGAGTCCTGGAGCCTTGGAGGCCACCACCCTGCCGACCCTTCaggtccccctcctcctcctgttcctgctgctgcctggggccctccTGCTCTCGGCTGCTGCCTGGTGCCTGCACTGGCGACGGAGGCGGCAGAGGATGTCCCACCCCGGGGAACAG aggacgacactgaggcccagagggaggaGTCACCTGCCACAGGACACACAGCCGGGATTTGGAGGAAGTCAGCTAGAGACTGGTCCCTTCCTTAGTCCTGCTGTGCCCCTCACTCTCTCCTCTGGATGGAGGCAAGGCCAGCAACCAGCACCAGCCCCACTTGCCCCCCTCTGTACAAATCCCTTGTCCTCAGGAAATTGTATATAA
- the FLT3LG gene encoding fms-related tyrosine kinase 3 ligand isoform X10 yields the protein MGVGFLGPWPGEGSGDRTSGFLEGEMKSFHCNWGSRRKPESGHRHEGSQSEMTVLAPAWSPTTSLFLLLLLSPGLRGTPDCSFTHSPISSTFTGTIRKLADYLLKDYPVTVASNLQDDELCRPIWHLVLAQRWMGRLKTVAGSQIQDLLEAVNTEILFVTLCAFQPLPSCLRFVQTNISHLLQDTSEQLMALKPWITRRNFSQCLELQCQPDSTTLLPPRSPGALEATTLPTLQVPLLLLFLLLPGALLLSAAAWCLHWRRRRQRMSHPGEQRTTLRPRGRSHLPQDTQPGFGGSQLETGPFLSPAVPLTLSSGWRQGQQPAPAPLAPLCTNPLSSGNCI from the exons ATGGGGGTCGGGTTCCTGGGTCCCTGGCCTGGGGAGGGTTCCGGGGACCGGACGTCGGGGTTCTTGGAAGGGGAGATGAAGAGTTTTCACTGTAACTGGGGCTCACGCAGGAAGCCCGA ATCCGGCCACAGGCATGAGGGGTCTCAGTCCGAGATGACAGTGCTGGCGCCAGCCTGGAGCCCAACT ACCTCCCTGTTCCTGCTCCTGTTGCTGAGCCCCGGCCTCCGCGGGACCCCCGACTGCTCCTTCACCCACAGCCCCATCTCCTCCACCTTCACAGGCACCATCCGCAAACTG GCTGACTACCTGCTTAAAGATTACCCAGTCACTGTGGCCTCCAACCTGCAGGAC GACGAGCTCTGCAGGCCGATCTGGCACCTTGTCTTGGCCCAGCGCTGGATGGGACGCCTCAAGACTGTGGCTGGGTCCCAGATTCAGGACCTACTAGAGGCTGTCAACACCGAGATACTCTTTGTCACCTTATGTGCCTTCCAG cccctccccagctgTCTCCGCTTCGTCCAGACCAACATCTCCCACCTCCTGCAGGACACCTCGGAGCAGCTGATGGCCTTGAAGCCCTGGATCACCCGCAGGAATTTCTCCCAGTGCCTGGAGCTGCAGTGTCAGCCGG ACTCCACCACCCTGCTGCCCCCAAGGAGTCCTGGAGCCTTGGAGGCCACCACCCTGCCGACCCTTCaggtccccctcctcctcctgttcctgctgctgcctggggccctccTGCTCTCGGCTGCTGCCTGGTGCCTGCACTGGCGACGGAGGCGGCAGAGGATGTCCCACCCCGGGGAACAG aggacgacactgaggcccagagggaggaGTCACCTGCCACAGGACACACAGCCGGGATTTGGAGGAAGTCAGCTAGAGACTGGTCCCTTCCTTAGTCCTGCTGTGCCCCTCACTCTCTCCTCTGGATGGAGGCAAGGCCAGCAACCAGCACCAGCCCCACTTGCCCCCCTCTGTACAAATCCCTTGTCCTCAGGAAATTGTATATAA